A stretch of the Azospirillum thiophilum genome encodes the following:
- a CDS encoding ABC transporter ATP-binding protein: protein MLSIENLHAHYGLSHVLQGISLQAGPGEVVGLFGRNGVGKTTILKSIAGWVPASSGTIRFDGADLAGRTPDEIARLGLGLVPEDRRIFPGLSVEENLRLGLRQCPGRARQENERAIGSAFARFPRLAERRRQLGTTLSGGEQQMLAMARVMVGTARLLLIDEPTEGLAPMIVDEIFSIITELKRAGLTILLVEQNIHRALEVADRFYAVERGRITLHGEAASAADRDRLLETVAV, encoded by the coding sequence ATGCTTTCCATCGAGAACCTGCACGCGCATTACGGCCTCAGCCATGTCCTGCAGGGGATATCCCTGCAGGCCGGGCCGGGCGAGGTGGTTGGTCTGTTCGGCCGCAACGGCGTCGGCAAGACCACCATCCTGAAATCCATCGCCGGCTGGGTGCCGGCCAGCTCCGGCACGATCCGCTTCGACGGTGCCGATCTGGCCGGACGGACGCCCGACGAGATCGCGCGTCTCGGGCTCGGGCTGGTGCCGGAGGATCGCCGCATCTTCCCCGGCCTCAGCGTCGAGGAGAATCTGCGGCTGGGGCTGCGCCAATGCCCCGGACGCGCCCGCCAGGAGAACGAGCGGGCCATCGGCAGCGCCTTCGCCCGCTTTCCGCGGCTGGCCGAGCGGCGGCGGCAGCTGGGGACCACCCTGTCCGGCGGCGAGCAGCAGATGCTGGCGATGGCCCGCGTGATGGTCGGCACCGCCAGGCTGCTGCTGATCGACGAGCCGACGGAGGGGTTGGCGCCGATGATCGTCGACGAGATCTTCTCGATCATCACCGAGTTGAAGCGGGCCGGGCTGACCATCCTGCTGGTGGAGCAGAACATCCATCGCGCGCTGGAGGTCGCCGACCGCTTCTATGCGGTGGAGCGGGGACGCATCACGCTCCATGGCGAGGCGGCCTCCGCCGCCGACCGCGACCGGCTGCTGGAGACCGTCGCGGTCTGA
- a CDS encoding DUF1345 domain-containing protein, which produces MHRSLTHLRNRPTLTRALAVAVLAGAVAAPWLRPSSAVLIGWDLGIAVYILLAGILMSRASVASMRRRARLLDPGKWGVLAGAVLASLAALAAIVVELVSARGSPHEGLAAVLAAVTVLLSWCFLHVFFAQHYAHDYWLDGGTTGNRCLDFPGNDAPDYLEFLYFSFTVGMTAQVSDVTTNGAGMRRLVLMHGALSFLFNTAVLALGVNLAAGLVG; this is translated from the coding sequence ATGCACCGCAGCCTGACCCATCTCCGCAACCGCCCCACCCTGACCAGGGCGCTGGCGGTCGCCGTGCTGGCCGGGGCCGTCGCCGCCCCGTGGCTGCGGCCGTCGAGCGCTGTGCTGATCGGCTGGGATCTGGGCATCGCCGTCTATATCCTGCTGGCCGGCATCCTGATGAGCCGGGCGTCGGTGGCGTCGATGCGCCGCCGGGCACGGCTGCTCGACCCCGGCAAATGGGGTGTGTTGGCCGGGGCGGTGCTGGCCTCCCTTGCCGCGCTGGCCGCCATCGTGGTGGAGCTGGTGTCGGCCAGGGGCTCCCCGCATGAAGGGTTGGCCGCTGTGCTGGCGGCAGTGACGGTTCTGCTGTCCTGGTGCTTCCTGCATGTCTTCTTCGCCCAGCATTACGCCCACGATTATTGGCTGGACGGCGGAACCACGGGGAACCGCTGCCTGGACTTTCCCGGCAACGACGCCCCGGATTATCTGGAGTTCCTGTATTTCAGCTTCACCGTCGGCATGACGGCCCAGGTCTCCGACGTCACCACCAATGGCGCCGGCATGCGCCGGCTGGTGCTGATGCACGGCGCCCTGTCCTTCCTGTTCAACACGGCGGTGCTGGCACTGGGCGTCAATCTGGCGGCCGGGCTGGTCGGCTGA